From the Entomomonas sp. E2T0 genome, one window contains:
- a CDS encoding DUF4123 domain-containing protein, giving the protein MYQSTYSLTEQLTQQIAKLPWQTHTVSLLLDGININNLLHRFYTQNNTSTFEVLYLQTPFAQLYDISPCLVKLDNTNNPHLQAYLNNLANDWGYILVSDQAWQQQVDHLRSLILVQSSRDEEPTILKIADPLVAKALFGLAQSQEDTQFFGAFTQVYTTDIIDNQLDSYQRPSDKNIVPLTLPYQLSKAQDEQLDKVETKRNNHKLYQHMQQYFPTFLADYAEPDKKQIICNLIQEAENKGYTTPMEQTYYLNIHGYLGNNVLQEHPNIFQLVQQQTLQSLQQAAELAKTIASH; this is encoded by the coding sequence ATGTATCAATCTACTTATAGTTTAACTGAACAATTAACTCAGCAAATTGCTAAACTACCTTGGCAAACCCATACCGTTAGTTTACTGCTTGATGGTATTAACATCAACAATCTACTTCATCGATTTTATACCCAAAATAATACTTCTACGTTTGAAGTACTTTATTTACAAACACCTTTTGCCCAACTGTATGATATTTCCCCTTGCTTAGTAAAATTAGACAATACTAATAATCCACATTTACAAGCCTATCTTAATAACCTAGCAAATGATTGGGGCTATATCTTAGTCAGTGATCAAGCGTGGCAACAACAAGTAGACCACCTTAGAAGCTTAATTTTAGTTCAATCATCCAGAGACGAAGAACCAACTATCTTAAAAATAGCTGATCCATTAGTGGCTAAAGCACTATTTGGTTTAGCACAAAGTCAAGAAGATACGCAATTCTTTGGAGCTTTTACACAAGTATATACCACAGACATAATAGATAATCAGCTAGATAGCTATCAACGTCCAAGTGATAAAAACATTGTACCTTTAACCTTGCCCTATCAACTTAGTAAAGCGCAAGATGAGCAACTAGATAAAGTAGAAACTAAACGTAATAACCATAAACTTTATCAACATATGCAACAGTATTTTCCAACATTCTTAGCAGATTATGCAGAACCAGATAAAAAACAGATTATCTGCAATCTAATCCAAGAAGCTGAGAATAAGGGATATACAACTCCTATGGAACAAACCTACTACCTTAATATACATGGCTATTTGGGAAATAATGTTCTACAAGAACATCCTAATATTTTTCAGCTTGTACAACAACAAACACTTCAATCATTACAACAAGCAGCAGAATTAGCTAAAACCATAGCCAGCCATTAA